Proteins from a single region of Catenulispora acidiphila DSM 44928:
- a CDS encoding MFS transporter, producing the protein MTRLFAYPGYARFWSADTVSTFGTYVATVALPTLAVIVLKASDTQVGLLNGARWTPYLLFGLLAGVVADRYRRRPILVATDLVRGVLLAVVAVLAAVHIVNIYELAGFVFVFGILSLLYDAAHQSYLPRLVPPASLTVANARLEQTTALAQTTGPFIGGALVAAIGAPLAMMIDAASYLVSGLTLATIRVPEPVPHAESRNLKAEMREGLRFVYRDPVMRAYALTLHARFLFASVIGTVFTLFVLRDLGAGSPRAAFGLGLVLAAGGVGAVIGNGMAQRLGRGGVGRVMVAERLAEPVAWSVAALAVSGAAGWAMVAGAQFLAWLALGASGPNEMAYRQSATPDRLQGRVNATVRSLNWGMITFGAPVGGLLAQHLGYRPALWAGVAGMAASGVVAALSPMRRARVTETPEDPEKPEILADPVNPEDPEPQEGTGENTAKGVGV; encoded by the coding sequence ATGACTCGGCTTTTCGCGTACCCCGGCTACGCCCGATTCTGGAGCGCGGACACGGTGTCCACGTTCGGGACTTATGTCGCGACCGTGGCGTTGCCGACGCTGGCGGTGATCGTCCTCAAGGCCAGCGACACCCAGGTCGGGCTGCTCAACGGCGCGCGCTGGACGCCGTATCTGCTGTTCGGGCTGCTGGCCGGCGTGGTGGCGGACCGCTATCGGCGCCGGCCGATCCTGGTCGCGACCGATCTCGTGCGCGGGGTGCTGCTGGCGGTGGTCGCCGTGCTCGCCGCGGTGCACATCGTGAACATCTACGAACTCGCCGGGTTCGTCTTCGTCTTCGGCATCCTGTCGCTGCTCTACGACGCGGCGCACCAGTCCTACCTGCCGCGCCTGGTCCCGCCGGCGAGTCTGACGGTCGCCAACGCGCGCCTGGAGCAGACCACGGCGCTGGCGCAGACGACCGGGCCGTTCATCGGCGGCGCGCTGGTGGCGGCGATCGGGGCGCCGCTGGCGATGATGATCGACGCGGCGTCGTATCTGGTTTCCGGGCTGACGCTGGCGACGATCCGCGTTCCGGAGCCCGTGCCGCATGCCGAGTCGCGGAATCTGAAGGCGGAGATGCGCGAAGGACTGCGCTTCGTCTACCGCGACCCGGTGATGCGCGCCTACGCGCTGACGCTGCACGCGCGGTTCCTGTTCGCGAGCGTCATCGGGACGGTCTTCACGCTGTTCGTGCTGCGCGATCTGGGCGCCGGGTCGCCGCGGGCGGCGTTCGGGCTGGGGCTGGTGCTGGCCGCCGGCGGGGTCGGGGCGGTGATCGGCAACGGGATGGCGCAGCGGTTGGGGCGCGGGGGCGTCGGGCGCGTGATGGTCGCCGAGCGGTTGGCCGAGCCGGTCGCGTGGTCGGTGGCGGCGCTCGCGGTGAGCGGCGCCGCGGGGTGGGCGATGGTGGCCGGGGCGCAGTTCTTGGCGTGGCTGGCGCTCGGGGCGAGCGGGCCGAACGAGATGGCGTATCGGCAGTCGGCGACGCCGGACCGGTTGCAGGGACGCGTGAACGCCACGGTCCGGTCGCTGAATTGGGGCATGATCACCTTCGGCGCGCCGGTCGGCGGGCTGCTGGCGCAGCATCTCGGGTATCGGCCGGCGCTGTGGGCCGGGGTCGCGGGAATGGCGGCTTCCGGAGTCGTCGCCGCGCTGTCGCCGATGCGCCGTGCGCGCGTCACGGAAACGCCGGAGGACCCGGAAAAACCTGAAATCCTTGCAGACCCTGTAAACCCCGAAGACCCGGAACCTCAGGAAGGAACTGGCGAAAACACCGCCAAGGGCGTCGGCGTTTAG
- a CDS encoding methyltransferase translates to MTVGGAPALPGDLELTRFPQDPQEQLRAWDAADEYLLRHLGEGAAPTGRVVVFGDRWGAITTSLAAAGAQVTQISDSFLGQRATAENLARNGKSRSDVTLATTVENVENVAAAIDVLLVRVPKSLALLEDQLARLQPFVGAGTRIVAAGMVTEIHTSTLQAFERILGPTRTSLAVRKARLIFCEPDVEMARPENPWPLTYRLPEGIGVASGHPVVNHAGTFSADHLDIGTRFFLPHLPSLATGSGAGRIVDLGCGNGVVGLAAALANPSAALAFVDESHQAVASARATFEATFAPGTREAEFRAADGMAGFEPGSVDLVLNNPPFHSHQATTDATAWRMFTGARTALRRDGELWVVGNRHLGYHAKLKRLFGNCDVMASNPKFVVLRAVRR, encoded by the coding sequence GTGACGGTCGGCGGGGCGCCGGCGCTGCCCGGCGACCTGGAGCTGACGCGGTTTCCGCAGGACCCGCAGGAGCAGCTGCGGGCATGGGACGCGGCCGATGAGTACCTGCTGCGGCATCTCGGCGAGGGCGCGGCGCCGACGGGACGGGTCGTGGTGTTCGGCGACCGCTGGGGCGCGATCACGACCTCGCTGGCGGCGGCCGGAGCTCAAGTAACTCAGATCTCTGACTCCTTCCTCGGACAGCGGGCGACCGCCGAGAACCTTGCCCGGAACGGGAAATCGCGCTCGGACGTGACGCTGGCGACGACGGTCGAGAACGTCGAGAACGTCGCCGCAGCGATCGACGTGCTCCTGGTGCGCGTGCCGAAATCGCTGGCGCTGCTGGAGGATCAGCTGGCGCGGTTGCAGCCGTTCGTCGGCGCGGGGACCCGGATCGTCGCCGCCGGGATGGTCACCGAGATCCACACCTCGACGCTCCAGGCCTTCGAGCGGATCCTCGGTCCGACGCGGACCTCGTTGGCGGTGCGCAAGGCGCGGTTGATCTTCTGCGAGCCGGACGTGGAGATGGCGCGTCCGGAGAACCCGTGGCCGCTGACGTATCGGCTCCCCGAGGGCATCGGCGTCGCGAGCGGGCATCCGGTGGTGAACCACGCCGGGACGTTCTCCGCCGACCATCTGGACATCGGGACGCGGTTCTTCCTCCCGCACCTGCCGAGCCTCGCGACCGGATCCGGCGCGGGCCGGATCGTCGATCTGGGATGCGGCAACGGCGTGGTCGGACTGGCTGCCGCGTTGGCGAATCCGAGTGCGGCACTGGCTTTCGTCGACGAGTCCCACCAAGCCGTCGCCTCGGCGCGCGCCACCTTCGAGGCGACGTTCGCACCCGGCACGCGCGAGGCGGAGTTCCGCGCCGCCGACGGCATGGCGGGCTTCGAGCCGGGCAGCGTCGATCTGGTGCTGAACAACCCGCCTTTCCACAGCCACCAAGCCACCACCGACGCGACCGCGTGGCGGATGTTCACCGGCGCGCGGACGGCTTTGCGGCGCGACGGGGAATTGTGGGTCGTGGGCAACCGGCACCTGGGTTATCACGCGAAATTGAAGAGGTTGTTCGGGAATTGCGATGTGATGGCCAGCAACCCGAAGTTCGTGGTGCTGCGGGCAGTGCGGCGCTAG